One Pseudomonadota bacterium DNA segment encodes these proteins:
- a CDS encoding TldD/PmbA family protein yields MFNADRILKVLMEGDLLFGDIFIEERSYNHLHFESSRFEKIEKGVDKGVGIRAIKPWKTFFASTNVLKEEELIEIAKGLSKFSNGRQEANIKKGNYIKASYPFYPTVSPGNVELREKLDMLKRIDEMARSEEKRIKQVRVIYRDTRQQINMYNSDGGNIEDERQQVVLNILVVGEKNGDVQTAYDSIGGFYGFDFFTNERIENIVKTTVKRLSGLLDAVEAPMGIKTVVLASEAGGTMIHEAIGHGLEADLAMEGLSCYKDMLGKKIASPLISVVDDATLPNMRGTYAYDDDGIASERTILVEDGILKNYLFDRFYALKYGSKSTGNGRRESFRFKPIPRMSNTMILSGKDDPVQIISSVDDGVYVVKMGGGQVDTVRGDFVFEIQEGYKIEKGKIGEMIKNATMMGNGLQVLQEIDRVGNDLGFGIGTCGKDGQGVPVSDAQPTLRIPEIVVGGKES; encoded by the coding sequence ATGTTTAATGCTGACAGGATATTAAAAGTACTCATGGAAGGAGACCTGCTTTTTGGAGATATATTTATCGAAGAAAGAAGCTATAATCATTTACATTTCGAATCTTCAAGATTTGAGAAAATTGAAAAGGGTGTTGACAAAGGTGTGGGTATACGCGCAATAAAGCCCTGGAAAACCTTTTTTGCCTCAACCAATGTGCTTAAAGAAGAGGAACTTATTGAAATCGCAAAGGGGCTCAGCAAATTTTCAAATGGAAGACAAGAAGCAAACATTAAGAAAGGTAATTATATTAAGGCTTCCTACCCTTTTTATCCAACTGTTAGCCCTGGAAATGTTGAGTTAAGGGAAAAGCTTGATATGCTTAAACGCATTGATGAAATGGCGAGATCGGAAGAAAAGAGAATAAAACAGGTAAGGGTTATCTACAGAGATACCAGGCAGCAGATAAATATGTATAACAGTGATGGCGGGAACATTGAAGATGAAAGACAACAGGTTGTTCTGAATATACTTGTTGTAGGTGAAAAAAACGGTGATGTTCAAACAGCTTATGATTCAATAGGTGGTTTTTACGGATTTGATTTTTTTACAAATGAAAGGATTGAAAACATTGTGAAAACAACAGTAAAGAGATTGTCCGGTCTTCTTGATGCTGTTGAAGCGCCAATGGGCATAAAAACTGTTGTACTTGCCTCTGAAGCAGGCGGAACCATGATCCACGAAGCAATAGGCCATGGCCTCGAAGCTGACCTTGCCATGGAAGGGCTTTCCTGTTATAAGGATATGCTTGGAAAGAAGATAGCCTCGCCGTTAATAAGTGTTGTTGATGATGCAACGCTCCCCAATATGCGGGGTACCTATGCCTATGATGATGATGGGATTGCCTCTGAAAGAACTATCCTTGTTGAGGACGGGATATTAAAAAATTATCTTTTTGACAGATTTTACGCATTGAAATATGGAAGCAAATCGACCGGAAACGGGAGAAGGGAATCTTTCAGGTTCAAACCTATCCCGAGAATGAGCAACACGATGATTTTATCGGGGAAGGATGATCCTGTACAAATTATCTCATCTGTTGATGACGGGGTATATGTAGTAAAAATGGGCGGTGGGCAGGTGGATACGGTAAGGGGTGATTTTGTTTTTGAAATTCAGGAAGGCTACAAAATTGAAAAAGGCAAAATCGGTGAGATGATCAAAAATGCAACAATGATGGGCAACGGGTTGCAGGTGCTTCAGGAAATAGATAGGGTAGGAAACGATCTTGGTTTTGGAATAGGTACTTGCGGCAAAGACGGGCAGGGCGTTCCCGTATCAGATGCACAACCCACCTTGAGGATACCGGAAATAGTTGTAGGCGGCAAGGAATCTTAA
- a CDS encoding DUF4911 domain-containing protein, translating into MEKTKKLIMNRDGIGFFKSILESYEDIGIFSVLDGNTGLIEIIYPSNFDKEIGFIIEDMSNYGIYFQEVVDV; encoded by the coding sequence ATGGAAAAAACAAAAAAATTAATTATGAACAGGGATGGTATAGGATTTTTTAAGTCGATTCTGGAATCTTATGAAGATATTGGAATCTTTTCTGTCCTGGATGGGAATACGGGACTTATTGAGATTATTTATCCCTCCAATTTTGATAAAGAAATAGGATTTATTATAGAAGACATGTCGAATTACGGGATTTATTTTCAGGAGGTCGTTGATGTTTAA
- a CDS encoding 2-hydroxyacyl-CoA dehydratase, whose translation MTKKNTIGFTTTIPVEIIFAGGFIPCDLNNVFITGENPIYYIERAEKDGFPKSMCNWIKGIYGVIMEEGIETVITVMEGDCSNTQALAEILTYKGIKVIPFSYPYDRDGKALKREIEKLKHELSVEKKELVRIEKGIRQIRLNLEEIDKMTWQEKVVTGYENHLWLVRASDMLGDYNQYNDMARAFIENAKTRKKNDAMSIGYIGVPPIFLDLHDFVEENGVHIVLNETQRQFSLPYFSKDADIVERYRLYTYPYGIFFRIEDIKKEIKRRKIKGIIHYVQAFCYRVMEDVILRDALGVPFITIEGDLPAKLDSRTKLRIEAFIEMLKERT comes from the coding sequence AAAAAAACACAATCGGCTTTACCACCACAATTCCTGTTGAAATTATTTTTGCAGGAGGATTTATTCCTTGCGACCTTAATAATGTTTTTATAACAGGTGAAAACCCCATATATTACATCGAAAGGGCCGAGAAAGACGGGTTTCCTAAAAGCATGTGCAACTGGATAAAAGGAATCTATGGCGTGATTATGGAGGAAGGCATTGAAACCGTAATAACTGTAATGGAAGGTGATTGCAGTAATACACAGGCGCTTGCCGAAATATTGACATATAAGGGAATAAAGGTGATACCTTTTTCTTACCCCTATGACAGAGATGGAAAAGCCCTTAAGAGAGAGATTGAGAAGCTTAAACATGAGCTATCTGTTGAAAAAAAAGAGCTTGTCCGCATTGAGAAGGGGATAAGACAGATAAGGTTGAATCTTGAAGAGATAGACAAGATGACCTGGCAGGAAAAAGTGGTGACAGGTTATGAGAACCATCTTTGGCTTGTAAGGGCTTCCGATATGCTTGGGGATTACAATCAATACAACGATATGGCCAGAGCGTTTATAGAAAATGCAAAGACAAGGAAAAAAAATGATGCAATGAGTATCGGATATATTGGTGTTCCACCTATATTTCTTGATCTGCATGATTTTGTTGAGGAAAATGGTGTACATATAGTTTTGAATGAAACCCAGAGACAGTTTTCATTGCCATATTTTTCAAAGGATGCGGATATAGTAGAAAGATATAGACTTTATACATATCCTTATGGGATTTTTTTCAGGATTGAAGATATTAAAAAAGAAATAAAAAGACGTAAAATCAAAGGAATCATACATTATGTTCAAGCTTTTTGTTACAGGGTTATGGAAGATGTAATTTTAAGAGATGCCCTTGGGGTTCCTTTTATAACAATCGAAGGTGATCTTCCGGCAAAGCTTGATTCAAGGACAAAATTAAGAATAGAAGCCTTTATCGAGATGCTTAAGGAAAGAACTTAA